The nucleotide window caGCTTCAGGAGCTTCTGGTGctatcttgacacggcgcgtggcggcgcatAGGCGGTGATCTGGGTGTGATTcgaggctcaggcggtagctcGCCTGGTTGTGTGTTCGTAGGCTACTCATTTGGCAGGAATCAGTACCTCTGGCGGTGCAATAAGCGTAGCCcaatatagctaattatgcaTGTAAATGTACATGTGTGTACAATAGAGATGTGTATTAAGCAATTAGGAACGTGTATTTAAATTTTCTTGTTGGAAATTGGTAAAGAAAATTTACAGCTGGAAAGCAAGAAACATCTCTCATCAAGTTATTCACATTTCCCGAATTACaccatagaaaacaaagaattaGAAAAACAACGACAAAAGAATTGAACGAATTGAAAGGAAAATTTTTTTTGAAGGCCAACAATAAGCCAAATCTGAAATAGAGCAGCTAGCTCATTGGTGTTGACGATGCTGCCTCTTTCAATTTCTCACAGTTCTCTTCCTTATCATCTCCTTTTATCTTCTCTGATTCCTCTTCAAAACTAGTACTTTTAGTAGGGCAAACCGGAATCGGGGTGGCCAAGTAAGTAGAGTTCTCATTTCCGGCCATTATAACCAAAACCTTGTCTTTAAACACCTTCACAGAATCACTACCCGACTCCAAATCTCTGTCTGCACTGCTGTCTTCTTTATGTCTCTTCCAAAATGAGCAAGCCAAGATCAAGAGAGCACAAACAACAAGAATAGCCATTGTAACTAGACCGCCTAAAAGGTATGGGATCGGAGAGTGCAAAGGTGAAACCGGCGGAGCCAAGTCCGGTGGTCCTTTCATCGAAGGTAGTTTTGTTGGTGAAATAGTAGCCGTTATAGTGGTTCTCATTTTTGGAGATAGTGGGGATCTTGGTTTTGTTTAGAGGGAAAGCATGTGAAGAATGTGAGCTTGGGGGAAAGATAGCCATGGTACTTAtaccaggaaaaaaaaacatgtatgATCATAAAGAAACTTAAAGAAAATGTATGATCATGTGTTTAAGCCTGACATCACCGATGGCGATGAGCAATAATACTATATAAATTGGCGAatatctctttttccttttgaagGTGGGAGATGGAAAAAGCTTAATCTAGAATCTGGTCTCATTAATGGTGGTATAATGCCAACCGACCCTAACTATGAGTTGGAGCTGAGctgttctaagagatgaaccaGCAGGATTTGAAAATGGGCAGGGTTGGAGTTACCATATGGTGTGCGTTGAATTTACCTTCTGGACTTACCCGATTTATCACAATTAATCTCGTTCGATGttattgtttttattgtgtaaatgtaaaaataaggagaaattttaaatacacacctctAACTACTTAATACATACTCTTTACTCAATACACCatccatttaatttctcattctaatatatTACTAAATACAACGAAACAAGGTAAAAGCTTTGAAGGCAGCATCCATCTGTGGTGGCTCTGAGGCCATGGCGTCAGGGTCCATTGCTGAAGGGTCTGATGGTATGCATGGGGTGCAGGATGGGTAGGGTTCAGAGCCCATTTCCCAGTCTAGGTAAGAGATGATTTCCTGGTTCATCTAGGGTGTGATGTGTCTTGCTTGGTGATGGCGACGTACACCAGAAGGGTCTTAGGTGTCAAAGTGATTGAGGAAGTGTCTCACACTAGGTGGCGGAGGTCTTCGTAATTTTCGTAGTTTTTTATTGCTCTGGctagttgttttctttttggaacCTTAGTTTTTTGgatttccttttggttttaGTACTCTTATGAGCATGCATTGTAATATGATGGGTGTTTGTACCCTTCATACTTGACCAAGCGAGGTTGTTGTGATTTCTATCAATAgattagtcttccgttgccctcaaaaaaaaaaaagtacacaacccaatgtacctaaaatttTCTTAAtctaaaaaattataataacaaattacaaataagttattgacaaaagatgacttaacaaatacatcctttaaagattgaattaaacatataatgagcactccacttgccacatgtcatgagttaatttacttttttacctttaactacttcttttgacttgtCCCTTCATAATGaataaatcttacaaataaggacaatctggtCTCCACTTGtaacatgtcatgagttaatttatttttttacccttaactacttcttttgacttctaatcctttatgttatatttttttttagaataatccctttatgttacttttttttttccttgagaataatccgtttatgttacttttttttttctcttgagaataatccatttatgttacttcACAAGACCAcactctcctactactctcatctTATCGTCTAATCCTACTACTGccctcgtccaatcctgctactgcactcgctgcactcatactcttcaagttctgctactgcacttgtactcgtgtctagttctgctacttatgttctactactgcacttgtcattacctaatcctgctactgcactcgtccaatcctgctactgcactcgctgcactcatactccgtctagttctgctactgtcCTCGTACTCATgctctgctactgcactcgtcatcgtccaatcctgctactgtacttgTCCAATCTTGCTACTACAATcgttgcactcatactcgtccagttctgctactgcacttgcaCTCGTGTCtggttctgctactacactcgtcatcgcccaatcctgctactgcactcgttgtACTCATACTCATCCAGTTCTGCCACTGCATTCTCATTTCAAGTAAACCAACCCCATTACTCACACCAATTTCGCAAATGTTAATCGAAAACACAACAAACTAAAATCACAACAACATTAATCAGCAACTGAAATCAGCAGTCTCAAACTTCAAAGTAAGCTACACAGACATCCACGACACTAAAAAAGCGCCCGAGCTTATCCAGATTTGAATAGCAATTCAGTTAATCAAACACTAAAGCTACTCTACCACACAAAAATCAAAAGCCAATTCATTATCATAATCAAATTGAGCCAAATCACGACGATTCCCAATTAGATCCAACACAAAATGCAACACCAAATTGAAAAAACAGTCGATGCAAGTAAGAAGCAGCAATCCAACTGTATTAGAAGTCATAATCTTCCTTATTTCGGCATTtgatttttccagaaaaatgtGAGAAAGCTATAGCAGAGACTATGGAATTAGAAGTGGATGTGAAGCTGAGAGTAGAGACGAACctctaaataaaaaaaaggattgAAGGATCGAAGGAGATTGGGGCCTCGGGATCGGCGAAGTTAAGAGGAGGAAGAGTAGCTGGAGGTGGAGAGAACGTGAGATCAACCACTGGCATCAGAGCTACGGGTTGGACTCGCTGACATCTGACTTGAGATCGACGATCGGCACAGGAGCTACGGTAGTCTCCTGAGTCGGACGAGGCTACATTGACGAGTCGAGGTCTTGAGTCGCCGGAGGCAGCTGATGAGAGAAGAGAAAAGTTTGGGTCTGAACGGAGGGAGtcgagagaaaaaaaatcataatattttgataatggcattgcagtaattttaatgaaaaattgtATTGATTCGTAATTACGGATGAAATCTCAGAGATTAGGTCTATTTCATTctctttgggcttgggctttgtgtgcttatttgtataaatcttatACAAGatgggttttctgtttttgtaaATTTAGTCTgttacttatatgtaatttctaaaattataaaatatccTATTGTTTCACTATATTAAGGCTACTTATTATGATTAGTATATGCTAGCAAGATTGCCCGCACTTTGCTGCGTGATTTACTATTGGCGATGAATTTTTTAGAAAACTAATTGTTTCTATACATAAGAATATCATTGATTTTGTAATGTTATATAGTACAAACGGTTTCGTTTGGTTTGTATATTGTTCTGGTTTAAAATTTTTGGTAATTGTGGACAAATTTAGGTAAACTGCACCTGCTCTCAAGTGGAAGTTGGTAATCTGTATCTGATCTCAAAGGGT belongs to Rosa chinensis cultivar Old Blush chromosome 4, RchiOBHm-V2, whole genome shotgun sequence and includes:
- the LOC112199159 gene encoding protein GLUTAMINE DUMPER 5 → MAILVVCALLILACSFWKRHKEDSSADRDLESGSDSVKVFKDKVLVIMAGNENSTYLATPIPVCPTKSTSFEEESEKIKGDDKEENCEKLKEAASSTPMS